One window of the Triticum dicoccoides isolate Atlit2015 ecotype Zavitan chromosome 3B, WEW_v2.0, whole genome shotgun sequence genome contains the following:
- the LOC119277034 gene encoding uncharacterized protein LOC119277034, with the protein MERGLALLGLGLALLLLAPSRRLASAAPVEDGLLMNGDFETAPPGGFVKSASVSEGAAIPSWTINGTVELISAGQHQGGMILIVPQGDHAVRLGNDAGIGQVVEVEKGSEYAITFSAARTCAQLESLNISAGSVSQTVDLQTLYSIEGWDAYALAFQAVDEQASIEFRNPGMEDDPTCGPILDNVAIKKLFSPDKAKENMVINGDFEEGPWMFPNTSFGVLLPTNLDEQTSALPGWMIESNRAVRFVDSDQYTVPQGKRAIELLSGKEGIISQMVETTPQKAYTLTFTLGSAGDSCQPPMAVMAFAGDQAQNFHYSPMGNATSQAVNVNFTARAERTRVALYSVYYNTRSDDHSSLCGPVIDDVRVWGLNGAAGLKASIALLIAMASVIVLVLF; encoded by the exons ATGGAGCGAGGGCTCGCATTGCTGGGTCTGGGGCTGGCGCTTCTTCTGCTGGCGCCCTCTCGTCGTCTCGCCTCGGCCGCTCCGGTGGAGGACG GCCTGCTGATGAATGGTGATTTCGAGACAGCACCACCTGGCGGTTTCGTCAAATCGGCTTCAGTTTCCGAGGGCGCGGCGATCCCAAGCTGGACGATCAATGGAACAGTTGAGCTCATTTCCGCAGGCCAGCACCAGGGTGGCATGATCCTTATTGTTCCACAAG GGGATCATGCTGTGCGGCTAGGGAATGATGCAGGCATTGGGCAGGTGGTGGAGGTTGAGAAGGGCTCAGAGTACGCGATCACATTCAGTGCCGCCCGGACCTGCGCGCAGCTGGAGTCACTGAACATCTCCGCCGGGAGCGTATCACAGACAGTCGACTTGCAGACACTTTACAGCATAGAAGGCTGGGATGCATATGCCCTGGCTTTCCAAGCAGTGGATGAGCAGGCGAGCATTGAGTTTAGGAACCCTGGCATGGAGGACGACCCGACCTGCGGGCCTATCCTTGACAACGTGGCCATCAAGAAGCTCTTCTCCCCCGACAAAGCAAAGG AGAACATGGTGATCAATGGAGACTTTGAGGAGGGGCCATGGATGTTTCCAAACACAAGCTTCGGTGTCCTGCTCCCGACGAACCTTGACGAGCAGACATCGGCCTTGCCAGGGTGGATGATCGAGTCGAACCGCGCAGTCCGCTTCGTCGACTCCGACCAGTACACCGTGCCCCAGGGGAAGCGCGCCATCGAGCTTCTCTCCGGCAAGGAGGGCATCATCTCGCAGATGGTGGAGACGACCCCTCAGAAGGCGTACACCCTGACGTTCACGCTGGGCTCGGCAGGCGACTCGTGCCAGCCGCCAATGGCTGTCATGGCATTCGCCGGCGACCAGGCCCAGAACTTCCACTACTCCCCCATGGGCAACGCCACGAGCCAGGCCGTGAACGTGAACTTCACGGCGCGCGCTGAGAGGACACGCGTTGCGCTCTACAGCGTCTACTACAACACGAGAAGCGACGACCACAGCTCGCTCTGCGGGCCGGTGATAGACGACGTCCGTGTCTGGGGCTTGAATGGGGCTGCTGGGTTGAAGGCAAGTATTGCGCTGCTTATTGCCATGGCTAGTGTCATCGTTCTCGTGCTGTTCTGA